A genomic segment from Rubrobacter tropicus encodes:
- a CDS encoding gamma-glutamyl-gamma-aminobutyrate hydrolase family protein yields the protein MTPIIGVTATLKEDIDQVAERPLGHFVRADLDYVAGVAEAGGAPVVLPPVGERRMAEAVIGGLDGLLLSGGSDLDPRYYGEEPSPELGPTIPERDAFEVALLEVALRRGIPVFGICRGLQVLNVVLGGTLYQDLPSQFGGEVLKHRQTTPKWQATHEIEVRDGSYLAEVAGRGVVKVNSYHHQGIKDLADGLVVSARSEDGVVEGIEGTDLSDRWLVGVQWHAEAMRGASRQQRALFEAHVSAAEHHARRQAAA from the coding sequence TTGACCCCCATAATCGGCGTAACGGCGACATTAAAAGAGGACATCGACCAGGTGGCGGAGCGCCCGCTCGGTCATTTCGTGCGGGCCGATCTGGATTACGTCGCCGGGGTGGCCGAGGCCGGTGGGGCGCCCGTCGTGTTGCCGCCCGTCGGGGAGAGGCGGATGGCGGAGGCCGTGATCGGCGGCCTCGACGGGTTGCTCTTGAGCGGCGGCAGCGACCTCGACCCGCGCTACTACGGCGAAGAACCGTCGCCGGAGCTCGGGCCGACCATTCCCGAGCGGGACGCGTTCGAGGTGGCGTTACTCGAGGTTGCGTTGCGGCGTGGGATCCCCGTCTTCGGCATCTGCCGGGGGCTTCAGGTTTTGAACGTGGTGCTCGGCGGGACGCTCTACCAGGACCTTCCTTCCCAGTTCGGGGGAGAGGTCCTCAAGCACCGGCAGACCACCCCCAAGTGGCAGGCCACGCACGAGATAGAGGTCAGGGACGGCTCTTATCTCGCTGAGGTGGCGGGGCGGGGTGTGGTGAAGGTCAACTCCTACCACCACCAGGGGATCAAAGACCTCGCCGACGGCCTGGTCGTCTCCGCCCGTTCGGAGGATGGGGTGGTCGAGGGGATAGAGGGCACGGATCTCTCGGACCGCTGGCTCGTCGGGGTGCAGTGGCACGCCGAGGCCATGCGCGGGGCGAGCCGCCAGCAGCGCGCCCTCTTCGAGGCCCACGTCTCGGCGGCCGAGCACCACGCCCGCCGTCAGGCCGCGGCGTAG
- the tmk gene encoding dTMP kinase: MARRGHARGEPPAARPLRGPRLGGRAPRPPSGRGVGRTAARPPRDVPARGLFFTIEGLDFSGKTTLVRALKDSLAGTGTHFTREPGGTPVAERIRDIVLDPEAEMDAWTEAYLYAAARADHARGEVLPRLERGEDVVCERYLDSSLAYQGFGRGLGLEAVRGLNAYAVGAVIPDKTFYLRLRSGERERRARELGAALDRIEVVGADFMRRVEEGFEELARQEPERIVVLDASRSPGEMAEKIVGEMRQLQYTRDQEAT; the protein is encoded by the coding sequence GTGGCACGCCGAGGCCATGCGCGGGGCGAGCCGCCAGCAGCGCGCCCTCTTCGAGGCCCACGTCTCGGCGGCCGAGCACCACGCCCGCCGTCAGGCCGCGGCGTAGGGCGGACCGCCGCGAGACCCCCGCGAGACGTCCCCGCCAGGGGGCTGTTCTTCACCATCGAAGGTCTGGATTTCTCCGGCAAGACGACCCTCGTGCGTGCCTTGAAAGACTCGTTGGCCGGCACCGGCACGCACTTCACGCGGGAGCCGGGGGGGACGCCGGTCGCCGAGAGGATCCGGGACATCGTGCTAGATCCCGAGGCCGAGATGGACGCGTGGACCGAGGCGTACCTCTACGCGGCCGCCCGGGCGGACCACGCCCGCGGCGAGGTCCTGCCCCGTCTGGAGCGGGGCGAGGACGTCGTTTGCGAGAGGTACCTGGACTCGAGCCTCGCCTACCAGGGCTTCGGGAGGGGGCTCGGGTTGGAGGCCGTGCGCGGGCTCAACGCCTACGCCGTCGGCGCCGTGATCCCTGATAAGACTTTCTACCTGCGCCTCCGATCAGGGGAGCGGGAGCGGCGGGCGCGCGAGCTCGGGGCTGCGCTTGACAGGATCGAGGTCGTGGGCGCGGATTTCATGCGCCGGGTGGAGGAGGGTTTCGAGGAACTGGCGCGTCAGGAGCCCGAGAGAATCGTCGTTCTCGACGCGTCGCGCTCGCCCGGGGAGATGGCCGAGAAGATCGTGGGTGAGATGCGCCAGCTGCAATATACTCGTGACCAAGAGGCTACTTGA
- a CDS encoding DNA polymerase III subunit has translation MTKRLLEERRGSRTGGGMTVGGTGTFNGVFGNATTIRLLENALSTGEAAHAYIFFGLAGVGKRTVARLFGAALVAGGDAGAEDRARRGLHPDLAEIRPEGAFTTIGQVREILRLAASRPFEGARRVFILEADTLNVQAANALLKTLEEPEGEAVFVLLATSREGVMPTILSRAQAVRFNPVPTAEVEEFLRGRGVEEPALAAALGRGSVGLALRYAEDPGLAELRRAVFRAGSSFGEDFEGRYGAVEEIVARAEALGAAREKEVLASFEEPDRRAKDGAKRAGKAARDGAVREALDLLALMYRDAGAVAAGARELAANVDRLDELGAWVDEHPDADWAGAAQVLGEARAALAYNVSPEAILEVALSRIRRRVLEPFPGSSTSASRAGA, from the coding sequence GTGACCAAGAGGCTACTTGAGGAGAGGCGTGGATCTCGGACCGGCGGCGGCATGACTGTGGGCGGAACAGGGACGTTCAACGGCGTTTTCGGGAACGCCACGACGATTCGGCTGCTCGAGAATGCCCTCTCGACCGGTGAGGCGGCGCACGCTTACATCTTTTTCGGGCTCGCCGGGGTCGGAAAAAGGACGGTGGCGCGGTTGTTTGGGGCCGCGCTCGTGGCCGGCGGGGACGCGGGGGCCGAAGATAGGGCTCGGCGCGGGCTTCATCCCGACCTCGCGGAGATTCGGCCCGAAGGGGCCTTTACGACCATAGGGCAGGTGCGCGAGATCCTGCGCCTCGCGGCAAGCCGGCCTTTCGAGGGCGCGCGCCGGGTCTTTATCCTGGAGGCGGATACGCTGAACGTGCAGGCGGCAAACGCCCTGTTGAAGACGCTGGAGGAGCCGGAGGGCGAGGCGGTCTTCGTGCTGCTCGCCACCTCGCGCGAGGGTGTAATGCCGACGATCCTCTCCCGTGCCCAGGCCGTCCGGTTCAACCCGGTGCCGACCGCGGAGGTCGAAGAGTTCCTGCGCGGGCGCGGGGTGGAGGAGCCGGCCCTCGCGGCGGCGCTCGGGCGGGGGAGCGTCGGGCTGGCGTTGCGCTACGCGGAGGACCCCGGGCTCGCGGAGTTGCGGCGGGCGGTCTTCCGGGCCGGATCCTCCTTCGGCGAGGACTTCGAGGGGCGTTACGGGGCCGTGGAGGAGATCGTGGCGCGGGCCGAGGCCCTCGGCGCCGCCCGGGAGAAGGAGGTGCTCGCCTCGTTCGAGGAGCCGGACCGGCGGGCCAAGGACGGGGCAAAGAGGGCCGGAAAGGCGGCGCGGGACGGGGCGGTTCGCGAAGCCCTGGACCTTCTGGCCCTGATGTACCGGGACGCCGGGGCGGTGGCGGCGGGGGCTCGGGAGCTCGCGGCGAACGTGGACAGGCTCGACGAGCTCGGGGCATGGGTGGACGAGCACCCGGACGCCGACTGGGCCGGGGCGGCGCAGGTATTGGGGGAAGCGAGGGCGGCGCTTGCGTATAATGTCTCCCCGGAGGCGATCCTGGAGGTGGCGCTATCGCGGATACGGCGGAGAGTACTAGAACCCTTCCCCGGCTCGTCGACGTCCGCATCCCGGGCTGGGGCGTAG
- a CDS encoding NAD(P)-dependent alcohol dehydrogenase encodes MKAARLHRYDDSIPKDSLKVEEIDEPKIVEPLDVIVRVGAAGLCRTDIHIVEGQWAPIQDPNGTLLPYVLGHENSGWVEEVGSAVTNVQPGDTVICHPLMTCGLCHYCRAGRDMQCENGAFPGISQDGGFAQLLRTNARSVVKLDPILQPKDIAALADAGLTAHHAVRKAVPELYAGTNAVVIGAGGLGHIGIQCLRAMTPTNIIVVDPSEEALALAKDWGADETVQVTEGYADTVLEMTNGGAEVVFDYVGERGAQDEAWKMTRPAGFHYAIGYGGKIEIPTIDIVSTERSVIGNLVGTYNDLEELMNLTARGLVTLHTSTYPLDAVNDAIQDLNSGNLRGRGILVPEDSAA; translated from the coding sequence ATGAAGGCGGCCCGGCTGCACCGCTACGACGACAGCATCCCGAAGGACAGCCTCAAGGTCGAGGAGATAGACGAACCGAAGATAGTAGAACCCCTGGACGTCATCGTGAGGGTGGGCGCGGCCGGGCTCTGCCGGACGGACATCCACATCGTCGAGGGCCAGTGGGCGCCTATTCAGGACCCCAACGGGACACTCTTGCCTTACGTTCTCGGGCACGAGAACTCCGGGTGGGTCGAGGAAGTAGGGTCGGCGGTTACGAACGTGCAACCGGGGGATACGGTGATCTGCCACCCCCTCATGACGTGCGGCCTGTGCCACTACTGCCGGGCCGGCCGCGACATGCAGTGCGAAAACGGCGCCTTCCCCGGCATAAGCCAGGACGGCGGCTTCGCCCAGCTCTTGAGGACCAACGCCCGCAGCGTCGTCAAGCTCGACCCGATCCTGCAGCCCAAGGACATAGCGGCGCTGGCCGACGCGGGCCTGACGGCCCACCACGCCGTCAGGAAAGCCGTGCCAGAGCTCTACGCGGGCACGAACGCGGTCGTCATCGGCGCCGGCGGTCTCGGTCACATCGGCATCCAGTGCCTCAGGGCGATGACGCCGACGAACATCATCGTCGTGGACCCGAGCGAGGAGGCACTGGCCCTCGCCAAAGACTGGGGCGCGGACGAGACGGTGCAGGTAACGGAGGGCTACGCAGATACGGTCCTGGAGATGACCAACGGCGGCGCGGAGGTGGTCTTCGACTACGTCGGCGAGAGGGGCGCCCAGGACGAGGCGTGGAAGATGACCCGGCCCGCCGGTTTTCACTACGCCATCGGGTACGGCGGGAAGATCGAGATCCCGACCATAGACATCGTCTCGACCGAGCGGAGCGTGATCGGCAACCTCGTCGGCACGTACAACGACCTCGAAGAGCTGATGAACCTCACGGCCCGGGGCCTCGTCACCCTGCACACCTCGACCTACCCGCTCGACGCCGTAAACGACGCGATACAGGACCTCAACTCGGGCAACCTGCGCGGACGCGGCATCCTCGTCCCTGAAGACTCGGCCGCCTGA
- a CDS encoding iron-sulfur cluster assembly protein produces the protein MPSRQAVLDALSGVRDPELDEPITDLDFVSSLEIEDGATTIRLRLPTYFCAPNFAYLMVADAQAAALSVPGVERATVFLDDHYASEEINTGVNEQHGFDGAFPKETEGADLEELRTTFRRKSFVSRQEQLCRTLRAEGHSSEELANMKLEDLPPSDEFEKYLQRRAELGLDVSAEAPLVVDPDGKKVPEEAVVQHLRFAKTVRVSIEGNASLCRGLLSTRYGIPEREERTA, from the coding sequence ATGCCTAGCCGTCAAGCAGTCCTGGACGCCCTTTCGGGCGTCCGGGACCCGGAGCTCGACGAACCGATAACGGACCTCGACTTCGTCTCATCTTTAGAGATCGAGGACGGCGCCACCACGATCCGGCTTCGCCTGCCCACGTACTTCTGCGCCCCGAACTTCGCGTACCTGATGGTCGCGGACGCGCAGGCCGCGGCGCTTTCGGTACCAGGCGTGGAGCGGGCGACGGTCTTTCTCGACGACCACTACGCCTCGGAGGAGATCAACACCGGCGTCAACGAACAGCACGGCTTCGACGGCGCGTTCCCGAAAGAGACAGAAGGGGCCGACCTCGAAGAGCTGCGCACCACCTTCCGCCGCAAGAGCTTCGTCTCCCGCCAGGAACAGCTCTGCCGGACCCTCAGGGCCGAAGGCCACTCTTCGGAGGAGCTCGCGAACATGAAATTGGAGGACCTGCCTCCTTCCGACGAGTTCGAGAAGTACCTGCAGAGAAGGGCGGAGCTCGGCCTCGACGTCTCGGCGGAGGCCCCGCTCGTCGTCGACCCGGACGGCAAAAAGGTGCCGGAAGAGGCCGTGGTGCAGCACCTGCGGTTCGCGAAGACGGTTAGGGTCAGTATCGAGGGGAACGCGAGCCTCTGCCGCGGGCTCCTATCGACGCGCTACGGCATCCCCGAGAGAGAGGAGAGGACCGCATGA
- a CDS encoding flavoprotein: MSEPRSSIDHLLVGVSGSIAILNLPTYLVALRAAFAREVRVIMTGAAAQLLSPSTVALLCDEVFLDEVPTSQKRPGHVELANWADMFLILPASANILGQAANGLAQNLLTTTILASQTPVIFCPNLNEKMWSKEAVQRNLRTLTEDGHVVVGPKHAPAYEVGTGVVTDTLVLPEPDVLIGRLEKMLRQF; encoded by the coding sequence TTGAGCGAGCCACGGTCGAGCATTGACCATCTTCTAGTCGGGGTTTCGGGCTCCATAGCCATCCTCAACCTCCCGACCTATCTCGTGGCCCTCCGGGCCGCGTTCGCCAGAGAAGTGCGCGTCATCATGACCGGAGCGGCAGCCCAACTACTTTCCCCCTCGACCGTCGCCTTGCTCTGCGACGAGGTGTTCTTGGACGAGGTGCCTACATCTCAGAAGAGACCCGGTCATGTCGAGCTGGCCAACTGGGCGGATATGTTCTTGATCCTGCCGGCCTCTGCCAACATCCTCGGCCAAGCTGCAAATGGGCTTGCCCAGAATCTCCTCACGACGACGATACTGGCCTCCCAGACTCCCGTGATCTTCTGCCCGAACCTGAACGAGAAAATGTGGAGCAAGGAGGCCGTTCAAAGAAACCTTCGGACCCTTACGGAGGATGGGCACGTCGTGGTCGGGCCGAAGCACGCCCCGGCCTACGAGGTCGGGACGGGTGTGGTGACCGATACCCTCGTTCTTCCGGAGCCCGACGTCCTTATCGGACGCCTGGAAAAGATGTTGCGCCAGTTCTGA
- a CDS encoding DNA topoisomerase I, giving the protein MRLIISEKANTAKKVSQFLAEGSVKEGKHRSVPHHTFTWKGEETVSVGLKGHVLNPEYPEQYSNWQKVEPRELIDAEILKSVSEKGVADAVKSLSKKADKVVIATDFDREGELIGVEALSLVFEANPKLVDHVERARFSALTPGEVNRAFDELVEVSRELAEAGEARQDIDLIWGATLTRWVSRATKRYGPAFLSVGRVQSPTLALIAEREKERRAFVPVPYWELEVDLRNGEPFTVRHKTARFDEEAKVKEAYENVADEATVTGVEQKSATRNPPTPFNTTAFLTAASNLGYSPSRAARLAEDLYTDGYVSYPRTDNTVYPKSLDLPEVLGYLKRVEGAGPYAEKLLAGGKLSPTRGKKETTDHPPIYPTGYASKNALRDDQWKIYQLVVRRFLATLSGPSKSLRTTLRFDSGGEPLTTGGTVVTEEGWLGVYPYSRRADEEIPNLQEGDVVKVVEKTIHAKETQPPGRYGAGRLINVMEDLGLGTKATRPNIIQNLYDRGYVHDDPLVPTEKGVKVAEALTDFASEIASHEMTAELEKSMDAISEGKISKDSVVDESRDVLRRVYDHLQNVETEFADIVWEGIRTDETLGKCPESGHDLIVRRSRKSRKRFVGCSGYPDCNVTYPLPQRGEIIPLGTTCDACGSPEIKVLGGKRPWVTCINMDCPKKLAQKEAAEKAKREQQEGGSPSEESAKEPVKSTT; this is encoded by the coding sequence ATGCGACTAATCATTTCTGAGAAGGCCAATACGGCCAAAAAGGTTTCCCAGTTTCTGGCGGAGGGTTCGGTGAAGGAGGGGAAGCACCGCTCCGTGCCGCACCACACTTTTACGTGGAAGGGCGAGGAGACGGTCTCGGTCGGGCTCAAGGGGCACGTGCTGAACCCCGAGTACCCCGAGCAGTACTCGAACTGGCAGAAGGTCGAGCCCCGGGAGCTGATCGACGCCGAGATCCTGAAGTCCGTATCCGAGAAGGGCGTTGCCGACGCGGTCAAGTCCCTCTCCAAGAAGGCGGATAAGGTGGTAATCGCCACGGACTTCGACCGCGAGGGGGAGTTGATCGGGGTGGAAGCGCTCTCGCTGGTCTTCGAGGCGAACCCGAAGCTGGTCGACCACGTCGAGCGGGCGCGGTTCTCGGCGCTTACGCCGGGGGAGGTCAACCGGGCGTTTGACGAGCTCGTCGAGGTTTCGAGGGAGCTCGCGGAGGCGGGGGAGGCCAGGCAGGACATCGACCTGATCTGGGGCGCCACCCTTACCCGGTGGGTCTCCCGCGCCACGAAGCGCTACGGCCCCGCGTTCCTCTCGGTCGGCCGCGTCCAGTCCCCGACCCTCGCCCTCATAGCCGAGCGCGAGAAGGAGCGCCGCGCGTTTGTCCCCGTTCCTTACTGGGAGCTGGAAGTAGACCTGAGAAACGGCGAGCCGTTCACGGTTCGTCACAAGACCGCCCGCTTCGACGAAGAGGCGAAGGTCAAAGAGGCCTACGAGAACGTCGCGGACGAGGCGACCGTCACCGGGGTCGAGCAGAAATCCGCGACCCGCAACCCGCCGACGCCCTTCAACACGACCGCTTTCCTGACGGCCGCCTCGAACCTCGGCTACAGCCCGTCGAGGGCGGCCAGGCTCGCGGAAGACCTGTACACGGACGGGTACGTCTCGTACCCGAGGACGGACAACACCGTCTACCCGAAATCGCTCGATTTGCCCGAGGTGCTCGGTTACCTCAAGCGCGTCGAGGGGGCCGGGCCGTACGCGGAGAAGTTGCTTGCGGGCGGGAAGCTCTCGCCGACGCGGGGCAAGAAAGAGACGACTGACCACCCCCCGATCTACCCTACCGGCTACGCCTCCAAGAACGCGCTGCGGGACGACCAGTGGAAGATCTACCAGCTCGTAGTCCGCCGCTTTCTCGCCACGCTCTCGGGCCCGTCGAAGTCCCTGCGCACCACCCTGCGCTTCGACTCCGGCGGCGAGCCGCTCACCACGGGCGGCACGGTCGTTACCGAAGAGGGCTGGCTCGGCGTCTACCCGTACAGCCGCCGCGCGGACGAGGAGATACCGAACCTCCAGGAGGGCGACGTGGTGAAGGTCGTCGAGAAGACGATCCACGCCAAGGAGACCCAGCCGCCGGGCCGCTACGGCGCCGGCCGCCTCATAAACGTGATGGAGGACTTGGGGCTCGGCACGAAGGCGACCCGCCCGAACATCATCCAGAACCTCTACGACCGCGGCTACGTCCACGACGATCCGCTCGTGCCGACCGAGAAGGGCGTCAAGGTCGCCGAGGCCCTCACGGACTTCGCCTCGGAGATAGCCTCCCACGAGATGACGGCCGAGCTCGAAAAGAGCATGGACGCCATCTCGGAGGGTAAGATCTCCAAGGACTCCGTGGTCGACGAGTCCCGCGACGTGCTGCGCCGCGTCTACGACCACCTCCAGAACGTCGAGACGGAGTTCGCCGACATCGTCTGGGAGGGCATCCGCACGGACGAGACTCTGGGCAAGTGCCCCGAGAGCGGGCACGACCTCATAGTCCGCCGCAGCCGCAAGAGCCGCAAACGGTTCGTGGGCTGCTCGGGCTACCCCGACTGCAACGTGACCTACCCGCTGCCGCAGCGGGGTGAGATCATACCCCTCGGAACCACCTGTGATGCCTGCGGCTCCCCCGAGATAAAGGTGCTCGGCGGCAAGCGTCCCTGGGTGACCTGCATCAATATGGATTGCCCGAAGAAGCTGGCCCAGAAGGAAGCGGCCGAGAAGGCCAAGAGAGAACAGCAAGAGGGGGGGAGCCCATCAGAGGAGAGCGCGAAGGAACCGGTGAAGTCCACCACGTAG
- the ricT gene encoding regulatory iron-sulfur-containing complex subunit RicT yields the protein MVVATEVGDFVGRVALTPRRREAYADPYDIVRVVDDEDEREEDRNRELGREMRVEARKLARDHRIERVEFIGCDVSLDGRYVEVKYQAEEKQLDLRPVKDGLQRAYNVQVTLRRFGFLDRSGDAGGCDTCGLPLCCATWSGARDMGPVNVRLAKQQGVTPNEKIMGCCGEVKCCMRYEHDAYKEFKERAPFRNSIVKLGERQGKVVDYSMVRDAVVVQVGPKRSDQETIPLGVLARDNPDVEPADPEDWDQPEPETPDHPRED from the coding sequence GTGGTCGTCGCCACGGAGGTGGGAGATTTCGTGGGCCGCGTCGCCCTGACGCCCCGCCGCCGCGAGGCCTACGCAGACCCCTACGACATCGTGCGCGTCGTGGACGATGAGGACGAGCGCGAGGAGGACCGCAACCGCGAGCTCGGGCGGGAGATGCGCGTGGAGGCCCGCAAGCTCGCCCGCGACCACCGCATAGAGAGGGTCGAGTTTATAGGCTGCGACGTATCCCTCGACGGCCGGTACGTCGAGGTCAAGTACCAGGCGGAAGAGAAGCAGTTGGACCTGCGCCCGGTAAAGGACGGTCTTCAGAGGGCCTACAACGTGCAGGTTACGCTCCGCAGGTTCGGGTTCCTCGACCGTTCGGGGGACGCGGGGGGATGCGACACCTGCGGGCTGCCGCTGTGTTGCGCGACGTGGAGCGGGGCGAGGGACATGGGGCCCGTCAACGTGAGGCTGGCGAAGCAGCAAGGCGTCACGCCGAACGAGAAGATCATGGGTTGTTGCGGCGAGGTCAAGTGCTGCATGCGCTACGAGCACGACGCCTACAAGGAGTTCAAGGAGCGGGCCCCGTTCCGCAACTCCATAGTCAAGCTGGGGGAGAGGCAGGGCAAGGTGGTCGACTACTCGATGGTCCGCGACGCCGTCGTCGTCCAGGTGGGCCCCAAGCGTTCCGACCAGGAGACGATCCCCCTCGGCGTCCTCGCCCGCGACAACCCGGACGTCGAGCCCGCCGACCCGGAGGACTGGGACCAGCCCGAACCCGAAACCCCGGACCATCCCCGGGAAGACTAG
- the groL gene encoding chaperonin GroEL (60 kDa chaperone family; promotes refolding of misfolded polypeptides especially under stressful conditions; forms two stacked rings of heptamers to form a barrel-shaped 14mer; ends can be capped by GroES; misfolded proteins enter the barrel where they are refolded when GroES binds) — MAHKKLKFDADARRSLERGVDKLAGAVRVTLGTKGQYVVLGQAFGTPTITNDGVTIARQVELQDVFENQGAQLVLEVATKTNDVAGDGTTTALVLAQKIVSEGLKNVAAGANPVILRGGIDKALKAAVASIREQAREISGRDEISRVGAVSSRSQEIGSVLAEAIDKVGKDGVVNVEQGQTLGMELEFTEGMQFDKGYVSPYFVTDQETMEAVLDEPLILLANQKISSVPDLLPILNATVQAGRPLLIVSDDLEGEALAALIVNKVRGTFSVAAVRAPSFGDRRKRMLEDLAILTGGEVVTAELGLTLENTTLDQLGSARRVVITKDDTVLIDGGGDPEEISGRAHQIRNELEHTQSDFDREKLQERLARLAGGVAIIKVGAATETELKEKKHRVEDALSAIRAALEEGIVPGGGVAFLRAQEAVGGVLDTLDGDEKTGARIVYRALEEPIRQIAANAGADGSIVVNRVREKGGVVGFNALTGGYEDLVSAGITDPTMVSRSALENAASIGALILTTEAVVAEPPPEGGGAAAVSRAGHNMEFM; from the coding sequence GTGGCGCACAAGAAGCTGAAGTTCGATGCCGACGCCCGCCGCTCCCTGGAGAGGGGCGTCGACAAGCTCGCGGGCGCCGTGAGGGTAACGCTGGGTACGAAGGGCCAGTACGTGGTCCTGGGACAGGCGTTCGGCACGCCTACTATTACCAACGACGGCGTAACGATAGCCCGCCAGGTGGAGCTGCAGGACGTCTTCGAGAACCAGGGCGCCCAGCTCGTCCTCGAGGTCGCCACAAAGACCAACGACGTCGCGGGGGACGGGACCACAACGGCGCTCGTGCTGGCCCAGAAGATCGTCAGCGAGGGCCTCAAGAACGTCGCCGCCGGCGCGAACCCGGTCATCCTGCGGGGCGGCATCGACAAGGCGCTGAAGGCCGCGGTCGCGTCCATCAGGGAACAGGCGCGCGAGATCTCCGGCCGCGACGAGATCTCGCGCGTCGGCGCCGTCTCGTCACGCTCCCAGGAGATAGGCTCCGTCCTGGCAGAAGCCATCGATAAGGTGGGCAAGGACGGCGTGGTCAACGTCGAGCAGGGCCAGACTTTGGGCATGGAGCTCGAGTTCACCGAGGGGATGCAGTTCGACAAGGGCTACGTCTCCCCCTACTTCGTCACCGACCAGGAGACCATGGAGGCCGTTCTCGACGAACCGCTCATCCTGCTCGCCAACCAGAAGATAAGCAGCGTCCCCGACCTCTTGCCAATCCTGAACGCGACCGTCCAGGCGGGAAGGCCGCTCCTCATAGTCTCCGATGACCTCGAAGGCGAGGCGCTTGCGGCCCTGATCGTCAACAAGGTGCGCGGGACCTTCTCCGTCGCGGCCGTCCGGGCGCCGAGCTTCGGCGACCGCCGCAAGAGGATGCTGGAGGACCTCGCCATCCTGACCGGCGGAGAAGTGGTCACGGCGGAACTCGGCCTGACGCTCGAGAACACCACGCTCGACCAGCTCGGCAGCGCGAGGCGCGTCGTAATCACGAAAGACGACACCGTGCTCATAGACGGCGGGGGTGATCCCGAGGAAATCTCCGGTCGCGCGCACCAGATCCGCAACGAACTCGAGCACACGCAATCGGACTTCGACCGCGAGAAGCTCCAGGAGCGCCTCGCCAGGCTCGCGGGCGGCGTCGCGATCATCAAGGTCGGCGCCGCCACGGAGACGGAACTGAAGGAGAAGAAGCACCGCGTCGAAGACGCCCTCTCGGCGATCCGGGCCGCCCTCGAGGAGGGCATAGTCCCGGGCGGCGGCGTGGCTTTCCTCCGCGCCCAGGAGGCCGTCGGCGGCGTGCTCGACACCCTCGACGGCGACGAGAAGACGGGGGCAAGGATCGTATACAGGGCCCTCGAAGAGCCGATACGCCAGATCGCCGCCAACGCCGGCGCAGACGGCTCCATAGTCGTCAACAGGGTGAGAGAAAAGGGCGGCGTCGTCGGCTTCAACGCGCTCACCGGGGGGTATGAGGACCTCGTCTCGGCGGGCATAACCGACCCGACGATGGTCTCCCGCTCGGCCCTCGAAAACGCCGCCTCGATAGGCGCCCTGATCCTGACCACCGAAGCGGTCGTGGCCGAGCCACCGCCCGAAGGCGGCGGCGCCGCGGCCGTCTCCCGCGCCGGCCACAATATGGAGTTTATGTAG
- a CDS encoding P1 family peptidase, whose amino-acid sequence MRDNLCDVPGVLVGHATNREGLTGCTAVLFDLPEGAVVGVDVRGSSPGTRETDRLGPIGAVRGTHGLLLTGGSAFGLAAAEGVVGFLEERGVGLDVGVARIPLVSAAVLFDLVVGDAKARPSAAMGYEAAVSAKSGPFEQGSVGAGTGASVGKVLGMERAMKGGVGSASVEPEEGLIVAAIAAVNAFGDVRDPETGETLAAPRLDDGTLGDTAILLPEAVSRMRWGENTTLGIVATNARLTKPQAVKVAQMAHDGLARAVHPVHTTVDGDVVFAASAGTVEAAPDVVGSWGARVMQRAIIRAVRSAEGVAGIPAASEI is encoded by the coding sequence GTGCGCGACAACCTGTGCGACGTGCCAGGCGTGCTCGTCGGCCACGCCACCAACCGCGAGGGCCTGACCGGCTGCACCGCCGTCCTTTTCGACCTGCCCGAAGGCGCCGTCGTCGGCGTCGACGTGCGCGGCTCCTCCCCGGGCACCCGCGAGACCGACCGCCTCGGGCCCATCGGGGCCGTGAGGGGCACCCACGGATTGCTCCTGACCGGCGGCAGCGCGTTCGGCCTCGCCGCCGCGGAGGGCGTGGTCGGCTTTCTGGAGGAGAGGGGGGTGGGCCTCGACGTCGGGGTCGCGCGCATACCGCTCGTCTCCGCGGCCGTCCTCTTCGACCTGGTCGTGGGGGACGCGAAGGCCAGGCCCTCCGCCGCGATGGGCTACGAGGCGGCGGTCTCCGCCAAAAGCGGCCCCTTCGAGCAGGGCAGCGTGGGCGCCGGGACCGGCGCGAGCGTGGGCAAGGTGCTCGGCATGGAGCGGGCCATGAAGGGAGGTGTCGGGAGCGCGTCGGTGGAGCCCGAGGAGGGCCTGATCGTCGCCGCAATCGCCGCGGTGAACGCCTTCGGCGACGTCAGGGACCCGGAGACGGGGGAGACCCTGGCGGCGCCCCGTCTGGACGACGGCACCCTGGGAGATACCGCCATACTGCTACCTGAGGCCGTCTCCCGGATGCGATGGGGCGAGAACACGACTTTGGGCATCGTGGCCACCAACGCCCGGCTCACCAAGCCGCAGGCGGTCAAGGTCGCCCAGATGGCCCACGACGGCCTGGCCCGCGCCGTCCACCCGGTTCACACGACCGTAGACGGCGACGTGGTCTTCGCCGCCTCCGCAGGCACCGTAGAGGCGGCGCCCGACGTCGTGGGGTCGTGGGGGGCCCGCGTCATGCAGCGGGCCATCATACGGGCCGTCCGTTCGGCCGAAGGGGTGGCAGGCATCCCCGCGGCATCCGAGATCTGA